A stretch of the Panicum virgatum strain AP13 chromosome 9N, P.virgatum_v5, whole genome shotgun sequence genome encodes the following:
- the LOC120692141 gene encoding zinc finger CCCH domain-containing protein 54-like isoform X1, which yields MDFPELAKLAFSRVQQMEPHNVGKILGCILLREPDEDEMVQLAYGNDAAVHAKISDAKATLAAIYARCSAPHHHHHQIGAAHRAAAAAAAAGYHPAAAASAAGVRHHFSPGAAAFGIQYWPEPAPVPKAQSEFGLVDAGAGAEGHYALHQQQNHGGLDDHHHYDAAGGYYYAAAEDAFHNGGGAGGGLPPRAAARRANGVTTRRACHYFIKGVCKNGQNCPFSHHHAYSDGFADDSHHNGGSGGGTPGALEKLEMEITELLNSRHGQPLSIASLPTLYGERYGKGLQAEGYLTESQRHGKAGYSLTKLLSRLNKIRVIERPHGQHSVVLAEDAPRYTEFRGERGGGDIGSVPASSHQIYLTFPAESTFQEEDVATYFGQYGPVRDVRIPCQERRMFGFVSFQNPETVSTILMRRNPHFICGARVLVKPYREKSRCLERTYSDRIKPLHYYPTTRFFDIDPDFYPDEYEASSRIVRKQLAEKRERLIELERKRFAGMRLEPLSHQFAYFDCSIEDGNPLSCLPADSKDVDLNAPGSLEIVSTSQAPQTQASNSYDDKERTEIELLPESPFASAAPSGNSVSSSII from the exons ATGGACTTCCCGGAGCTCGCGAAGCTGGCCTTCTCGAGGGTGCAGCAGATGGAGCCGCACAACGTCGGCAAGATCCTCGGCTGCATCCTCCTCAGGGAGCCCGACGAGGACGAGATGGTGCAGCTCGCCTACGGCAACGACGCCGCCGTGCACGCCAAGATCAGCGACGCCAAGGCCACGCTCGCCGCCATCTACGCGCGCTGCTCCgcgccgcaccaccaccaccaccagatcGGCGCCGCGCAcagggctgccgccgccgccgcagccgcagggtaccacccagccgccgccgcctccgccgccggggtgCGCCACCACTTCTCCCCCGGGGCCGCCGCCTTCGGCATTCAGTACTGGCCGGAGCCCGCGCCGGTGCCCAAGGCGCAGTCGGAGTTCGGGCTCgtggacgccggcgccggcgccgagggcCACTACGCTCTGCATCAGCAGCAGAACCACGGCGGCCTCGACGACCACCACCACTACGACGCCGCCGGAGGGTACTactacgccgccgccgaggacgcgttccacaatggcggcggcgccggcgggggcctgCCGCCGAGGGCCGCGGCTCGCCGGGCGAACGGCGTGACGACGCGGCGCGCCTGCCACTACTTCATCAAGGGCGTGTGCAAGAACGGCCAGAACTGCCCCTTCTCGCACCACCACGCCTACTCCGACGGGTTCGCCGACGACAGCCACCacaacggcggcagcggcggcggcacgcctgGCGCGCTGGAGAAACTTGAAATGGAGATCACCGAGCTGCTCAACTCGCGGCACGGCCAGCCTCTGTCCATCGCGTCGCTGCCCACGCTCTACGGCGAGAGGTACGGGAAGGGCCTCCAGGCCGAGGGCTACCTCACCGAGAGCCAGCGCCATGGCAAGGCCGGCTACAGCCTCACCAAGCTGCTCTCTCGCCTCAACAAGATCAGGGTCATCGAGAG GCCGCATGGGCAGCACTCGGTGGTTCTCGCTGAGGACGCCCCCAGGTACACGGAATTCAGGGGCgagagaggaggaggtgacATTGGCTCCGTCCCGGCCAGCTCGCACCAGATATACCTCACCTTCCCTGCCGAGAGTACCTTCCAGGAGGAAGACGTTGCCACTTACTTCGG GCAGTATGGTCCAGTGCGCGACGTGAGGATCCCGTGCCAGGAGAGGCGCATGTTCGGCTTCGTGAGTTTCCAGAATCCGGAGACAGTGAGCACCATCCTCATGAGGCGCAACCCGCACTTCATCTGCGGAGCAAGGGTCCTCGTTAAACCCTACAGGGAGAAATCCAGGTGCTTAGAACG GACGTACTCGGACAGGATCAAGCCGTTGCACTACTACCCTACTACTCGCTTCTTCGACATTGATCCCGACTTTTATCCTG ATGAATATGAAGCTTCAAGCAGGATCGTGAGGAAGCAACTCGCGGAGAAGCGCGAGAGGCTGATCGAGCTCGAGAGGAAGCGCTTCGCAGGGATGAGGCTCGAACCGCTGTCGCATCAGTTTGCTTACTTCGATTGCAGCATTGAGGACGGAAATCCCCTCAGTTGCCTACCAGCAG ATTCCAAAGATGTCGACCTCAATGCGCCGGGCTCCTTGGAGATTGTATCCACGAGCCAAGCTCCGCAAACGCAGGCAAGCAACAGCTACGATGACAAAGAGAG AACCGAAATCGAACTCCTCCCTGAAAGTCCATTCGCATCGGCAGCGCCTTCTGGGAACAGCGTATCCTCATCAATCATATAA
- the LOC120692141 gene encoding zinc finger CCCH domain-containing protein 54-like isoform X2, producing MDFPELAKLAFSRVQQMEPHNVGKILGCILLREPDEDEMVQLAYGNDAAVHAKISDAKATLAAIYARCSAPHHHHHQIGAAHRAAAAAAAAGYHPAAAASAAGVRHHFSPGAAAFGIQYWPEPAPVPKAQSEFGLVDAGAGAEGHYALHQQQNHGGLDDHHHYDAAGGYYYAAAEDAFHNGGGAGGGLPPRAAARRANGVTTRRACHYFIKGVCKNGQNCPFSHHHAYSDGFADDSHHNGGSGGGTPGALEKLEMEITELLNSRHGQPLSIASLPTLYGERYGKGLQAEGYLTESQRHGKAGYSLTKLLSRLNKIRVIERPHGQHSVVLAEDAPRYTEFRGERGGGDIGSVPASSHQIYLTFPAESTFQEEDVATYFGQYGPVRDVRIPCQERRMFGFVSFQNPETVSTILMRRNPHFICGARVLVKPYREKSRTYSDRIKPLHYYPTTRFFDIDPDFYPDEYEASSRIVRKQLAEKRERLIELERKRFAGMRLEPLSHQFAYFDCSIEDGNPLSCLPADSKDVDLNAPGSLEIVSTSQAPQTQASNSYDDKERTEIELLPESPFASAAPSGNSVSSSII from the exons ATGGACTTCCCGGAGCTCGCGAAGCTGGCCTTCTCGAGGGTGCAGCAGATGGAGCCGCACAACGTCGGCAAGATCCTCGGCTGCATCCTCCTCAGGGAGCCCGACGAGGACGAGATGGTGCAGCTCGCCTACGGCAACGACGCCGCCGTGCACGCCAAGATCAGCGACGCCAAGGCCACGCTCGCCGCCATCTACGCGCGCTGCTCCgcgccgcaccaccaccaccaccagatcGGCGCCGCGCAcagggctgccgccgccgccgcagccgcagggtaccacccagccgccgccgcctccgccgccggggtgCGCCACCACTTCTCCCCCGGGGCCGCCGCCTTCGGCATTCAGTACTGGCCGGAGCCCGCGCCGGTGCCCAAGGCGCAGTCGGAGTTCGGGCTCgtggacgccggcgccggcgccgagggcCACTACGCTCTGCATCAGCAGCAGAACCACGGCGGCCTCGACGACCACCACCACTACGACGCCGCCGGAGGGTACTactacgccgccgccgaggacgcgttccacaatggcggcggcgccggcgggggcctgCCGCCGAGGGCCGCGGCTCGCCGGGCGAACGGCGTGACGACGCGGCGCGCCTGCCACTACTTCATCAAGGGCGTGTGCAAGAACGGCCAGAACTGCCCCTTCTCGCACCACCACGCCTACTCCGACGGGTTCGCCGACGACAGCCACCacaacggcggcagcggcggcggcacgcctgGCGCGCTGGAGAAACTTGAAATGGAGATCACCGAGCTGCTCAACTCGCGGCACGGCCAGCCTCTGTCCATCGCGTCGCTGCCCACGCTCTACGGCGAGAGGTACGGGAAGGGCCTCCAGGCCGAGGGCTACCTCACCGAGAGCCAGCGCCATGGCAAGGCCGGCTACAGCCTCACCAAGCTGCTCTCTCGCCTCAACAAGATCAGGGTCATCGAGAG GCCGCATGGGCAGCACTCGGTGGTTCTCGCTGAGGACGCCCCCAGGTACACGGAATTCAGGGGCgagagaggaggaggtgacATTGGCTCCGTCCCGGCCAGCTCGCACCAGATATACCTCACCTTCCCTGCCGAGAGTACCTTCCAGGAGGAAGACGTTGCCACTTACTTCGG GCAGTATGGTCCAGTGCGCGACGTGAGGATCCCGTGCCAGGAGAGGCGCATGTTCGGCTTCGTGAGTTTCCAGAATCCGGAGACAGTGAGCACCATCCTCATGAGGCGCAACCCGCACTTCATCTGCGGAGCAAGGGTCCTCGTTAAACCCTACAGGGAGAAATCCAG GACGTACTCGGACAGGATCAAGCCGTTGCACTACTACCCTACTACTCGCTTCTTCGACATTGATCCCGACTTTTATCCTG ATGAATATGAAGCTTCAAGCAGGATCGTGAGGAAGCAACTCGCGGAGAAGCGCGAGAGGCTGATCGAGCTCGAGAGGAAGCGCTTCGCAGGGATGAGGCTCGAACCGCTGTCGCATCAGTTTGCTTACTTCGATTGCAGCATTGAGGACGGAAATCCCCTCAGTTGCCTACCAGCAG ATTCCAAAGATGTCGACCTCAATGCGCCGGGCTCCTTGGAGATTGTATCCACGAGCCAAGCTCCGCAAACGCAGGCAAGCAACAGCTACGATGACAAAGAGAG AACCGAAATCGAACTCCTCCCTGAAAGTCCATTCGCATCGGCAGCGCCTTCTGGGAACAGCGTATCCTCATCAATCATATAA